From a single Chitinophaga sp. Cy-1792 genomic region:
- a CDS encoding baseplate J/gp47 family protein has translation MPTDCSVILNPLFLPRNGTSRKARELAALDPASAPLNGRQLEDDILYTYRMASQLRYMNITNQEQGTWQVFFKRDPSTLLAMVAAQNSNDFAAAIKQNLQTLQKGTAATDAIATTCYGNIISGIYSLAVQIDNLYVALDPTSQLKGTIQALISTKLKDQLAKLLLYFNYALAQAPPLVDITANLDVVVLGEATQTMEHLKAPGFSPIWTSTITPDADIYGTGTTITKKLFTATNNTFFKDILDVFIMALARIISAAKQELAQTLGDWNTHEPHNALYLSYLKLLEYAKQQMNGITERHLQLYYQNILRLQPKGPQPGQVYVSFQLARLTDDYLLPQGSLLKAGKFSDKTDAWYATDQDIAINNAQISSLQAVFINPDNTATGNNAGRVYASPVANSADGNGATFDNPLTPWHPFANKTMADYTQVQDIEMPTATIGFAFASHYLFLREGKRTIIITIQLTSGGIPTVDETDFVMEISTDKGWEKMSALQVTTTATSMVFTGTMQATQPASAPWNTAVHGGAYTKQLPVARITLAQDNGKAYSYNALKDLRMASFKLEVVVDKVRNIFVQTDAGAMDPAKPFLAFGATPQAGNTLIIGCDEIFQKENATIYPFITWKNDTAYNTYQAPDMQILDSKSGWIVTMGSHIFAPPAIDLIVVTKDSIIPPVFSASNVPYTATSVTGFYRYKISSDLNYQQATDDRVTYLGKLAAGQTPTQVKNYLPPMVQDIYLYYYAATGSAATFYHLFPFGQQEVTTISNETLLPVFLHDENNVIASQAEFYIGITGTTPPRRVNILFQIDESTANPLVAKPDNQVRWHYLSGDTWKGFDNTSLSDDTANLIRSGIVSVALPRDADAAHHVLPNGQYWIKATIHEDDEAVCKIIAILPQAVSATLVPAVNTGASLPDPLPAGTITRLDTPQPEVKTITQSFPSFGGFPGESTGEFNLRISELLRHKGRGITVWDYEHLILQQFPQLYRAKCIPHTRFDNSIYDELAPGHVTVITIPKTFGITGIDPLRPFTYVSDLDAVKKYLSAIISPFVQLHICNPYYEQIKVEASARFFPEYDETMCVQQLQQAITKYLAPWAYEDISALRFENSITNSMIVDLMENQKYVDYVTDVKIYHNSIVKDTVTPDRQSAIIVPVKAEQHVIHIITDNNTGTTPDNKDCGCP, from the coding sequence ATGCCTACAGACTGCTCAGTAATATTAAATCCGCTGTTTCTCCCGCGTAATGGCACTTCCCGGAAAGCCAGGGAACTGGCGGCACTGGACCCCGCCAGCGCCCCGCTGAACGGCAGGCAGCTGGAAGACGACATTCTATATACCTACCGCATGGCTTCCCAGCTGCGGTATATGAATATTACCAACCAGGAACAAGGTACCTGGCAGGTATTTTTTAAAAGAGATCCTTCAACCCTGCTGGCCATGGTGGCGGCTCAAAACAGCAATGACTTCGCAGCAGCCATCAAACAAAACCTGCAGACGCTCCAGAAAGGAACCGCCGCCACTGACGCAATAGCCACCACATGCTACGGCAATATCATCAGTGGCATATATTCACTGGCAGTTCAGATAGACAACCTTTATGTGGCACTTGATCCTACTTCGCAGCTGAAAGGCACTATACAGGCACTTATCAGCACAAAGCTGAAAGACCAGCTGGCGAAACTGCTCCTGTATTTTAACTACGCCCTTGCCCAGGCGCCTCCTCTTGTTGATATAACCGCAAACCTTGATGTAGTTGTGCTGGGTGAAGCCACCCAAACCATGGAACATCTTAAAGCCCCCGGCTTCTCTCCTATATGGACCAGCACTATCACACCGGATGCCGATATCTATGGCACTGGCACCACAATCACCAAAAAACTTTTTACCGCCACTAACAATACTTTCTTTAAAGATATCCTCGATGTATTCATCATGGCGCTGGCAAGGATTATCAGCGCTGCCAAACAGGAACTGGCGCAAACCCTCGGCGACTGGAATACACATGAGCCACACAACGCGCTCTATCTCTCCTATCTGAAATTACTGGAATATGCCAAACAACAGATGAATGGCATCACCGAAAGGCATTTACAGCTGTATTATCAAAACATTCTCCGCCTCCAGCCGAAAGGACCACAGCCCGGTCAGGTGTATGTATCCTTCCAGCTGGCACGCCTTACAGACGATTACCTGTTACCACAGGGTTCTTTATTAAAAGCCGGTAAGTTCTCCGATAAAACAGATGCCTGGTATGCAACAGACCAGGACATCGCCATCAACAATGCACAGATCAGCAGTCTGCAGGCTGTTTTTATAAACCCAGACAATACCGCTACCGGCAATAATGCCGGCCGCGTATATGCGTCGCCGGTAGCCAACAGTGCAGATGGCAACGGCGCCACATTTGATAATCCCCTGACACCATGGCACCCTTTCGCCAACAAAACAATGGCGGATTATACACAGGTGCAGGATATTGAAATGCCCACCGCCACCATCGGCTTTGCTTTTGCTTCCCATTATCTTTTTTTGAGAGAAGGTAAACGCACGATTATCATCACCATTCAACTTACCTCCGGCGGTATACCTACTGTTGATGAAACGGATTTTGTAATGGAAATCTCTACCGATAAAGGATGGGAAAAAATGTCTGCACTACAAGTGACAACAACGGCTACCAGTATGGTTTTCACCGGCACCATGCAGGCTACGCAGCCCGCTTCTGCGCCATGGAATACTGCAGTTCACGGGGGCGCATATACGAAGCAATTGCCGGTAGCAAGAATTACGTTGGCACAGGATAACGGAAAAGCATATAGCTACAATGCGCTGAAAGACTTACGCATGGCCAGTTTTAAACTGGAAGTAGTGGTCGATAAAGTCAGGAATATTTTTGTACAGACAGATGCCGGCGCCATGGACCCGGCGAAACCATTCCTCGCTTTCGGCGCAACACCACAGGCGGGCAATACGCTGATCATTGGATGTGACGAAATCTTCCAGAAAGAAAATGCCACCATATATCCGTTTATTACCTGGAAAAATGATACCGCATATAATACCTATCAGGCTCCGGACATGCAGATACTGGACAGCAAAAGCGGCTGGATCGTCACGATGGGCAGCCATATATTTGCTCCGCCAGCTATTGACTTAATTGTAGTTACAAAGGATTCCATCATTCCGCCTGTTTTCAGCGCCTCCAATGTACCTTATACAGCCACCAGCGTCACCGGCTTTTACCGTTATAAAATTTCTTCCGACCTGAACTATCAGCAGGCAACAGACGACAGGGTGACTTACCTCGGCAAACTGGCCGCCGGCCAAACGCCTACCCAGGTAAAAAACTACCTGCCACCCATGGTTCAGGATATCTATCTATACTACTATGCGGCCACAGGTTCTGCCGCAACCTTTTACCACCTGTTCCCCTTCGGGCAGCAGGAAGTAACTACTATCAGCAATGAAACATTGCTACCTGTCTTTCTACATGATGAAAACAATGTAATTGCCAGTCAGGCTGAGTTTTATATAGGCATTACCGGCACCACACCTCCCAGACGCGTCAATATCCTTTTCCAGATAGATGAAAGTACCGCTAATCCGCTGGTCGCAAAGCCGGACAACCAGGTACGCTGGCATTACCTTTCCGGCGACACCTGGAAAGGTTTTGATAACACCTCGCTGTCCGATGACACCGCGAACCTGATACGCAGCGGTATCGTTTCCGTAGCACTGCCCCGCGATGCAGACGCAGCGCACCACGTACTTCCCAACGGACAGTACTGGATAAAGGCTACCATACACGAAGATGATGAAGCAGTATGTAAGATCATCGCCATACTGCCACAGGCAGTTTCGGCAACTTTAGTACCCGCTGTAAACACAGGCGCCAGCTTGCCCGATCCGCTGCCTGCCGGCACTATCACCAGGCTGGACACACCACAGCCGGAAGTAAAAACCATCACTCAGTCTTTCCCTTCCTTTGGCGGATTCCCGGGCGAAAGTACCGGCGAGTTCAACCTCCGCATCAGTGAACTCCTGCGGCACAAAGGCAGGGGCATTACCGTATGGGATTATGAACACCTGATCCTGCAGCAGTTTCCGCAGCTATACAGGGCCAAATGTATACCACATACACGCTTCGACAATAGCATTTACGATGAACTGGCCCCAGGTCATGTTACCGTCATTACAATACCCAAAACCTTTGGCATCACCGGCATTGACCCGTTAAGGCCATTTACTTACGTAAGTGATCTCGATGCGGTAAAGAAATATTTGAGTGCCATCATTTCCCCATTTGTACAGCTACATATCTGTAACCCTTACTACGAACAGATAAAAGTAGAAGCCAGTGCGAGGTTTTTTCCCGAATATGATGAAACCATGTGCGTTCAGCAGCTGCAACAGGCAATCACCAAATACCTCGCGCCATGGGCATATGAAGATATTTCAGCACTGCGCTTTGAAAATAGTATCACCAATTCCATGATCGTTGACCTCATGGAAAATCAAAAGTATGTAGACTATGTAACAGATGTTAAAATATATCATAACAGTATCGTAAAAGATACCGTTACACCAGATCGTCAGTCGGCCATCATCGTGCCAGTAAAAGCAGAACAGCACGTGATCCACATCATCACTGACAATAATACCGGCACAACCCCAGACAACAAAGACTGTGGCTGTCCCTGA
- a CDS encoding GPW/gp25 family protein — MDDNSFLGRGWSFPPEFNNNTGSVLMLEDIDDIYSSLQILLTTATGERIMQPGYGCDMQEFLFEPMDTGMQTLMMEKIDTAVLFYEPRIKVDTLELDTSNIWAGVVFIKLNFIVKTSNSRFNFVFPFYLQEGTEIQGLLYQTSNTNDTL, encoded by the coding sequence ATGGACGACAACAGCTTCCTGGGCCGTGGATGGAGCTTCCCCCCGGAATTCAACAACAACACAGGTTCTGTATTAATGCTGGAAGATATAGATGATATATACAGCAGCCTGCAAATATTACTCACCACCGCCACCGGTGAACGTATCATGCAACCAGGCTATGGCTGCGACATGCAGGAATTCCTGTTCGAACCAATGGACACAGGCATGCAAACGCTGATGATGGAAAAAATCGATACCGCCGTACTGTTTTATGAACCAAGGATAAAAGTAGACACACTGGAACTCGATACCTCCAACATATGGGCAGGAGTGGTTTTCATCAAACTGAACTTCATCGTAAAAACGTCCAACTCCAGGTTCAATTTCGTCTTTCCATTCTACCTGCAGGAAGGCACGGAAATTCAGGGCCTGCTATATCAGACATCCAATACAAATGACACGCTCTAA
- a CDS encoding DUF4157 domain-containing protein gives MSTKSGADAGVKANASKTNSKTTTSAKAPEKQFFAPAKPAVQTKLKVGSPNDPAEKEADHMANKVMNAPAHATHAVQRKATANQTIQAKMSPGKKDDKIQKKEDKQIQKKEDKQIHKKEDKQIHKKEDKQIHKKEDKQIHKKEDKQIHKKEDDKKVQRKSEGTESSSIDSIGESLLTRNSGSPLKDDTRSFMEQRFNADFSNVRIHTGTEASQMNNDLGAKAFTYQNNIYFNQQQYQPGTSDGKHLLAHELTHVVQQGQSTVMPQVQRFLGVHIPSWQDVIDWLAEKAYNIPGFRMFTIVIGVNPINGETADRSAANILRAIVEFLPGGHIITQALEKYNVFEKAGAWVEGKLKRFSNLMGTVKSAIKQFTDDLDFLDIILHPIATWEKAVHIFSDPVNEIISFIQSIFQDLFQLIRDAVLKPLAGLAANAPGYDLLCAVLGFNPITGESVPRNADTLIGGFMKMIGRPDIWENIKKGNAIQRAYAWFLNAMKGLISMVKGFKDDFIAMLKSLEIMDFIILPNLFSKVFKVFGNFAGTFANWALDTIFDLLEIIFSVVAPGAMPYLAKVRGAFKGILEKPMVFVGHLIDAAKKGFLQFKDRIGQWLKKALLDWLLGSLKGADIYIPQAFTLKEILKLVLSVFGLTWQNIRGKLVKAVGETAVVVMEQTVDVLDTLIHEGPAAAWQKIQDKIEELKAQFISEVTSFVTVTVVQAAVTKLLTSLNPAGAFIQAILAIWNTIQFLIQKIQQIAAVGMAVVDSIVEISSGAIGNAANKVENVLGGMLSMAISFLANFIGLGKVSDKVVEIIKKLRAPVDKAIDKVIEWILSLGKSLVSKVKNAVAGWLGLRKDFTDEAGENHSVFFKGSEDNAVVMVASYNPQALTEFIANAGKEPKNKKYVTQLEKALEQVDIERKKVVSSDKKSEVDKKEKLVNEKISKVADILSKMKISGATKEKMDLITVKFERGNLNKEIYDEQLGYQTAGLNGMTIARWFTNRSLYEMKGRDNSTMRKVERQERNSEAARRARVELKGQIKPSDPDYETALKAATREHRADIRAEDEGQAYLHTVDGVAGGDSYKFSGHGDSEINSDIGSQWPGRLEPILEEVKKIKPEVYKSTNMNVKLIS, from the coding sequence ATGAGTACAAAATCAGGTGCAGATGCAGGTGTAAAAGCTAATGCATCTAAAACAAACAGTAAAACTACGACTTCGGCGAAAGCGCCGGAGAAGCAGTTTTTTGCACCTGCCAAACCTGCCGTTCAAACCAAACTAAAGGTAGGTAGTCCGAATGATCCGGCCGAAAAAGAAGCCGATCATATGGCCAATAAGGTCATGAATGCTCCTGCCCACGCCACGCATGCGGTACAGCGCAAAGCTACTGCCAATCAAACCATCCAGGCGAAAATGTCGCCGGGAAAGAAAGATGATAAAATTCAGAAAAAAGAAGATAAGCAGATTCAAAAGAAAGAAGATAAACAAATACACAAAAAAGAAGACAAGCAGATACATAAGAAAGAAGATAAACAGATTCACAAGAAGGAAGATAAACAAATACACAAGAAAGAAGATAAGCAGATACACAAGAAAGAAGATGACAAGAAAGTACAGCGCAAAAGCGAAGGCACAGAATCCTCGTCTATCGATAGTATAGGTGAAAGTCTGCTCACACGTAACAGTGGTAGTCCGCTGAAAGACGATACACGCAGTTTCATGGAACAGCGCTTCAACGCCGACTTCAGCAACGTCCGTATTCACACCGGTACTGAAGCCAGCCAGATGAATAATGATCTGGGAGCAAAAGCATTTACCTATCAGAACAACATCTACTTCAATCAGCAACAATACCAGCCAGGCACCTCCGATGGCAAACACCTGCTGGCACACGAGCTTACCCATGTGGTACAACAGGGTCAGTCTACTGTAATGCCACAGGTACAGCGTTTTTTAGGCGTTCATATCCCTTCCTGGCAAGATGTCATCGACTGGCTGGCCGAAAAAGCCTATAACATACCCGGCTTTCGTATGTTCACCATCGTGATCGGTGTAAATCCCATCAATGGTGAAACCGCCGACAGAAGCGCCGCCAACATATTACGTGCCATCGTGGAATTCCTGCCAGGTGGACATATCATCACACAGGCACTCGAAAAATATAACGTATTTGAGAAAGCAGGTGCATGGGTGGAAGGCAAGCTGAAACGCTTCTCCAACCTGATGGGAACAGTGAAATCTGCCATCAAACAATTTACCGACGACCTCGACTTTCTCGATATCATCCTGCATCCGATAGCCACCTGGGAAAAGGCCGTACATATCTTCTCTGATCCGGTAAATGAAATTATCAGCTTTATTCAGAGCATCTTCCAGGACCTGTTCCAGCTGATACGCGATGCCGTACTCAAGCCACTGGCCGGACTCGCAGCCAATGCACCAGGCTACGACCTGCTATGTGCCGTACTGGGTTTCAATCCTATTACCGGCGAATCTGTTCCCCGCAATGCTGATACGCTGATAGGCGGATTTATGAAGATGATCGGCAGACCTGATATCTGGGAGAATATCAAGAAAGGAAATGCCATTCAGCGCGCCTACGCATGGTTCCTCAATGCCATGAAAGGGCTCATATCAATGGTGAAGGGCTTCAAAGACGATTTCATCGCCATGCTGAAATCGTTGGAGATAATGGACTTCATCATCCTGCCCAACCTCTTCAGTAAGGTATTTAAGGTATTCGGCAATTTCGCCGGCACCTTCGCCAACTGGGCACTCGATACCATCTTCGACCTGCTGGAAATCATATTCTCAGTAGTAGCACCAGGCGCCATGCCTTACCTGGCCAAGGTAAGAGGCGCATTTAAAGGCATCCTCGAAAAACCGATGGTATTTGTAGGACACCTGATAGACGCGGCTAAGAAAGGCTTCCTTCAGTTCAAAGACCGTATTGGCCAATGGCTGAAGAAAGCACTGCTCGACTGGTTGTTAGGATCGCTGAAAGGTGCGGACATATACATTCCCCAGGCCTTTACACTGAAAGAAATCCTGAAACTGGTATTATCTGTATTCGGACTAACGTGGCAGAATATACGTGGCAAACTGGTAAAAGCAGTAGGTGAAACAGCGGTAGTGGTGATGGAGCAGACAGTGGATGTATTGGATACCCTTATCCACGAAGGGCCCGCAGCAGCATGGCAGAAAATCCAGGACAAAATAGAAGAACTGAAAGCGCAGTTCATTTCAGAAGTTACCAGCTTCGTAACGGTAACGGTAGTACAGGCAGCCGTCACCAAACTGCTCACCAGTCTGAACCCGGCGGGAGCCTTTATACAGGCCATCCTTGCCATATGGAACACCATCCAGTTCCTGATACAAAAGATACAGCAGATCGCCGCAGTAGGTATGGCCGTAGTAGATAGTATTGTGGAAATATCTTCCGGCGCGATCGGCAATGCTGCCAACAAAGTAGAGAATGTGCTGGGAGGTATGCTGAGCATGGCCATCAGCTTCCTCGCCAATTTCATCGGGCTGGGTAAAGTTTCAGATAAGGTAGTGGAAATCATCAAAAAGCTGAGGGCGCCGGTAGACAAGGCGATAGATAAGGTGATTGAATGGATTCTGAGTTTGGGTAAGAGTTTGGTATCAAAAGTAAAAAATGCAGTGGCAGGCTGGCTGGGCCTCCGGAAAGACTTCACCGATGAGGCTGGCGAAAATCATAGCGTATTTTTTAAAGGCTCAGAGGATAACGCCGTAGTGATGGTAGCCAGTTATAATCCACAGGCTCTTACAGAGTTTATAGCTAATGCAGGAAAGGAGCCTAAAAATAAAAAATATGTAACTCAACTGGAAAAAGCATTGGAACAAGTAGATATAGAAAGAAAGAAAGTCGTCAGTTCGGATAAGAAATCAGAGGTAGACAAAAAAGAAAAACTTGTGAACGAAAAAATATCCAAAGTTGCAGATATCCTTTCCAAAATGAAGATTTCCGGCGCAACGAAAGAAAAAATGGATCTTATTACGGTTAAATTCGAACGAGGAAACCTGAACAAAGAAATCTACGACGAACAATTGGGATACCAGACTGCAGGGCTGAATGGAATGACAATCGCCCGATGGTTTACCAACAGGTCACTCTATGAAATGAAAGGTCGGGATAATTCTACCATGCGCAAGGTAGAACGTCAGGAGCGTAATAGCGAGGCTGCACGACGTGCAAGAGTTGAACTTAAAGGGCAAATTAAACCCAGCGACCCTGATTATGAAACAGCACTGAAAGCTGCAACAAGAGAACATAGAGCAGATATCCGGGCAGAAGATGAAGGGCAAGCTTACCTGCATACAGTTGACGGCGTAGCTGGCGGTGATTCCTATAAATTCTCAGGCCACGGCGATAGTGAAATCAACTCCGATATCGGTAGTCAGTGGCCAGGCAGATTAGAACCAATTTTAGAAGAGGTAAAAAAGATAAAACCCGAAGTATACAAAAGTACCAATATGAATGTTAAATTAATATCTTAA
- the vgrG gene encoding type VI secretion system tip protein VgrG — MPDNRDIQTPAPPSVATFSISAAGNAVTKSYQISSIMVMKEVNRIPAATIVIQDGEASKQTFPVADKDDFLPGTAIEIKAGYRGKEDTIFKGQVIRTTIRVRKNVSLLYVECRDKIFSSSLSPQNKYYKDQKDSEIIEDILGKYQLDKDVTATTIKHTTLVQYQQSDWDFLLQRATATNMHCIINDGKGSFKVPDLGQSPAETIQYGSSLLEMDLELDARTQPPELKIISWDQSSQDITTTTAKEPAGKLNGDLSGKDLAGKINAADSQLLISTTIPAQELQLAADAMLMRTRLSACSGRVNCQGTAKIVPGCMIALNGIGKHYQGNAYVTGVKHMIIKGNWTTDAQIGVPVTGPAGISNNATIAIPQGITTLQTGIVTKLENDPGKEDRIQVTLPSIDPKDDGVWARVGVPDAGNKRGAYFRPEIKDEVLVAFLDGNPNYPVVLGGLNSSALPAPITAKDTNDEKGFVTRSGMKMIFNDDKKSYQLETPGGNKITVSDDAKGIVMADQNGNKITMNDNGITIESPKDIQFKATGDMNIQGKTNNLKATLGFKADGGSGCEISAGNGITAVKGALVQIN; from the coding sequence ATGCCTGATAACCGCGACATACAAACCCCTGCGCCGCCCAGCGTTGCCACCTTCAGCATCAGCGCTGCCGGCAATGCTGTCACCAAATCCTACCAGATTTCCTCTATCATGGTCATGAAAGAGGTCAACCGCATTCCCGCAGCCACCATCGTGATACAGGACGGCGAAGCCTCCAAACAGACCTTCCCCGTTGCTGATAAAGATGATTTCCTGCCCGGAACAGCAATAGAAATAAAAGCAGGCTACAGAGGCAAGGAAGACACGATTTTTAAAGGACAGGTCATCAGAACTACCATCAGGGTACGCAAGAACGTATCCTTGCTATATGTGGAATGCAGGGATAAAATATTCTCCTCCTCCCTCTCTCCACAAAATAAATATTACAAAGACCAGAAAGACAGTGAAATAATTGAAGACATTCTTGGCAAATACCAGCTGGACAAAGATGTAACCGCTACCACAATAAAACATACTACACTGGTACAATACCAGCAGAGCGACTGGGACTTTCTCCTGCAACGGGCTACCGCCACCAATATGCATTGCATCATCAACGATGGCAAGGGAAGTTTTAAAGTACCCGACCTGGGGCAGTCGCCCGCAGAAACGATTCAATACGGTTCCTCTCTGCTGGAAATGGACCTGGAGCTGGACGCCCGCACCCAGCCACCGGAACTGAAAATTATCAGCTGGGACCAAAGCAGTCAGGATATCACCACCACCACTGCCAAAGAGCCTGCCGGCAAACTCAATGGCGACCTCAGTGGAAAAGATCTTGCAGGAAAAATAAATGCAGCAGATAGCCAGCTGCTGATCAGCACCACCATTCCTGCACAGGAACTGCAACTGGCCGCCGACGCCATGCTGATGCGCACCAGGCTGAGCGCCTGTAGCGGAAGAGTGAACTGTCAGGGTACCGCGAAAATTGTTCCGGGCTGTATGATAGCACTCAATGGCATCGGCAAACATTACCAGGGCAATGCCTATGTAACGGGTGTGAAACATATGATCATAAAAGGCAACTGGACTACCGACGCCCAGATAGGCGTTCCCGTTACCGGCCCCGCAGGCATTTCCAACAACGCCACCATAGCCATTCCACAAGGCATCACCACCTTACAGACAGGCATCGTTACCAAACTGGAAAACGACCCCGGCAAAGAAGACCGCATCCAGGTAACGCTGCCATCCATCGACCCTAAAGACGATGGTGTATGGGCACGTGTAGGCGTTCCCGATGCAGGCAATAAAAGAGGCGCCTACTTCCGGCCGGAAATAAAAGATGAAGTACTGGTGGCATTCCTGGATGGCAACCCCAACTACCCCGTAGTACTCGGAGGCCTCAACAGTAGCGCATTACCGGCACCTATCACTGCCAAAGACACCAACGATGAAAAAGGTTTTGTGACACGCAGTGGTATGAAAATGATCTTCAACGATGATAAAAAAAGCTACCAGCTGGAAACGCCCGGCGGTAATAAAATAACAGTTTCTGATGATGCCAAAGGCATCGTCATGGCAGACCAGAACGGCAATAAAATTACGATGAACGACAACGGCATCACCATCGAAAGTCCAAAAGATATTCAGTTCAAAGCTACCGGCGACATGAACATACAAGGGAAAACGAATAACCTCAAAGCTACCCTCGGCTTTAAAGCAGATGGCGGCAGTGGTTGTGAAATAAGCGCCGGAAATGGCATCACAGCAGTAAAAGGTGCACTGGTACAAATAAACTAA
- a CDS encoding contractile injection system tape measure protein, with protein MAEHLIQQLVVSIQMKGDEMQAIALQQEMTALCEGPLLQMLEQLFDQYDNGQQVIIDKLEIKIPEDDMQLLPPAILTTVSKEISHVLQQKTSIDEFTAIPKPSIDPLSENKKNNTTDYTPQQLTSILCTFLQTGQLPWWAGNTAFDQLTTAIPTALKLAKTLQQEVIAVLKQSAAAQYRLLHQFTATWQMSFLYALQPTLFTAIESTVATLNAIIARKISNSIISSTDVMQALKPWILQHIITHTEGRPEEVRLLAGIISQFEKMNIMSDIPALINELPPAQQQAVTDQLQPQNISIASSSPENWQTNTEQATAGYFIHNAGLVLLAPFLGTFLRACDVADEKQVTNESYAVALLELLATGRTGVGEHELVFNKVLCGIPVDRPLERINSIQPEHTNEAAQLLQTVIGYWKSLKSTSIDGLRVSFLQRTGKLSLKENNEQWRLQVTPESYDQFLLPDLPWNYQMVPLLFSKQQFIWVEWS; from the coding sequence ATGGCAGAACACCTCATACAGCAACTGGTTGTCTCCATACAAATGAAGGGAGACGAAATGCAGGCCATCGCACTGCAGCAGGAAATGACTGCGCTCTGCGAAGGTCCGCTGCTGCAAATGCTGGAGCAATTATTTGATCAGTACGACAACGGACAACAGGTCATCATCGATAAACTGGAAATAAAAATTCCGGAAGATGATATGCAGTTACTACCCCCAGCCATTCTGACTACTGTTTCCAAAGAAATAAGTCATGTATTGCAGCAAAAAACCAGCATAGATGAATTTACTGCCATACCGAAACCATCTATTGATCCTCTCTCTGAAAACAAAAAAAATAATACAACAGATTATACTCCCCAACAGCTGACCAGCATACTATGCACCTTCCTGCAAACAGGCCAGCTGCCATGGTGGGCCGGGAATACAGCATTTGATCAGCTGACAACAGCAATACCAACGGCCCTGAAACTGGCCAAAACACTGCAACAGGAAGTAATAGCCGTGTTAAAACAATCTGCTGCTGCGCAGTACAGGCTACTGCACCAGTTTACAGCTACCTGGCAGATGAGCTTTCTATATGCATTACAACCCACTTTGTTCACCGCCATTGAAAGCACAGTAGCTACTTTAAATGCTATCATCGCCAGGAAAATAAGCAATTCCATTATTAGCAGTACGGATGTAATGCAGGCGCTGAAACCCTGGATATTGCAGCATATCATCACACATACGGAAGGGCGTCCGGAGGAAGTCAGGTTGCTAGCTGGTATTATATCTCAATTTGAAAAGATGAATATCATGTCAGATATACCGGCACTGATAAACGAACTCCCTCCTGCACAACAGCAAGCTGTTACTGATCAGCTACAGCCACAAAATATTTCAATCGCGTCATCATCTCCCGAAAACTGGCAAACAAATACGGAGCAGGCAACAGCAGGCTATTTTATTCACAATGCAGGCCTGGTATTACTGGCACCTTTCCTCGGTACATTCCTGCGCGCCTGTGATGTGGCAGATGAAAAGCAGGTGACCAATGAAAGTTATGCCGTTGCACTGCTGGAATTGCTGGCCACTGGCCGCACCGGTGTAGGTGAACATGAACTGGTGTTTAATAAAGTTTTGTGTGGCATTCCTGTAGATAGGCCACTGGAAAGAATCAACAGCATACAACCCGAACACACCAACGAAGCAGCACAACTGTTGCAAACAGTTATAGGTTACTGGAAAAGCCTGAAGAGCACCAGTATTGATGGTTTACGGGTCAGCTTCTTACAGCGTACCGGTAAGCTATCGCTAAAAGAAAACAATGAACAGTGGCGCCTGCAGGTAACGCCGGAAAGCTATGATCAGTTCCTGCTGCCGGATCTGCCATGGAATTACCAGATGGTACCGCTGTTATTCAGCAAACAACAATTTATCTGGGTAGAATGGTCATGA